From the Chlamydiota bacterium genome, the window ATGGATTAATCGACCCGTCTTGGCCTGAACATATCGACCCAGAAAATAATCTGGAATAAAAAGAATTTCCTTATCTTCTGGAATGGATTGAACAATCTTAACGGCATTGGTGGAAGTACAGCAATAATCACTTAAGGCCTTCACCTCAGCCGAGGTATTAACATAAGCAACCACAACCCCCTCGGGATGCTCTTCTTTCCATTTTCTAAGAGCCTGGGGATCCACCATATTCGCAAGCGAACACCCCGCCTCCAAATCTGGAACAAGCACCAATTTATTGGGACAAAGAACGCTGGCGGTCTCCGCCATAAAATGAACGCCGCTAAAGAGAATAATATCGGCAGAAGTTTTAGCTGCATATTGTGCCAATTTCAAAGAATCTGCGCATAAATCGGCAATATCTTGAATCTCGCCTACTTGATAGTTATGCGCTAAAATAATGGCATTACGCTCTTTCTTTAAGGAAAGAATCTCCCCTTCAATTGTTGCATAAAGAGCTTTTGCCATACAAACCACCTCCTTAAATTCCGGCGAGTCAACACTCACCCCAACACCCGTTCACCCGCCTGCAAGCGTTATGATAGTGCATTCCTTTTTAAATTGCTATAAAATTGTATCCTAATGAACCCGTCCCCTATTTTCTTAAACACGTCTTTGGGCGTTGATGATTCTCATAAAACCTTCAGTCTCGATGAGGCCTTTCAGTACTGCGAAAAAATGGCCCGTTCCCACTATGAAAATTTTACCGTCGGGTCCTATCTCATTCCCAAAAAAATGCGCCCTCATCTCTATGCCATTTAT encodes:
- the nadA gene encoding quinolinate synthase NadA; its protein translation is MAKALYATIEGEILSLKKERNAIILAHNYQVGEIQDIADLCADSLKLAQYAAKTSADIILFSGVHFMAETASVLCPNKLVLVPDLEAGCSLANMVDPQALRKWKEEHPEGVVVAYVNTSAEVKALSDYCCTSTNAVKIVQSIPEDKEILFIPDYFLGRYVQAKTGRLIHLWPGYCTIHVRIRSEEIQKLREEHPKAEFLMHPECGCMTGSMHLADRILSTEGMVNYVKESQAQEFIIATEVGILHRLQKDNPEKIFYPAAKNAICEHMKRNTLEKIADSLEKLQYEVKVPKILADQARLPIERMLSIV